One window of the Zea mays cultivar B73 chromosome 3, Zm-B73-REFERENCE-NAM-5.0, whole genome shotgun sequence genome contains the following:
- the LOC103651942 gene encoding clustered mitochondria protein: protein MAAGSGPAPPAEAQPPPPIHHLPPDALHNVLLRLQLRDAVVCRPVLRLFHETLSPQLLALLPTLCLLLLRHPRPDGGGCRQRRQGSYGRYVHNNIFFSFAVDSDFEDISKDHKLDCQNGSSRSTKVSSPDVITKPDANHGKSAEVVDSKSEEAQLADREQATYASANNDLKGTKAYQEADVSGLHNLAMAIVDYRGHMVVAQSIIPGILQGDKSDSLLYGSVDNGKKISWNETFHSKVVEAAKQLHLKEHVVLDGSGNPVKLAATVECKGIVGSDDR, encoded by the exons ATGGCCGCCGGCTCTGGCCCCGCCCCGCCCGCGGAAGCGCAGCCCCCGCCGCCGATCCACCACCTGCCGCCGGACGCGCTCCACAACGTGCTGCTCCGCCTGCAACTGCGCGACGCCGTCGTGTGCCGCCCCGTCTTGCGCCTCTTCCACGAGACCCTCTCGCCGCAGCTCCTCGCGCTGCTCCCCACCCtgtgcctcctcctcctccgccaccCGCGCCCCGACGGCGGCGGCTGCAGGCAGAGGAGACAAGGGAGCTACGGACG GTATGTTCACAACAATATTTTCTTTAGTTTTGCTGTCGACTCTGACTTTGAAGACATTTCAAAGGACCACAAGCTAGATTGCCAAAATGGGTCTAGCAGAAGCACCAAGGTTTCCTCCCCAGATGTGATCACTAAGCCAGATGCAAACCATGGCAAATCTGCTGAGGTAGTTGATTCAAAATCTGAAGAGGCACAACTCGCAGATAGAGAGCAGGCGACATATGCTTCTGCAAACAATGACTTAAAAGGAACTAAGGCTTATCAAGAAGCTGATGTTTCTGGCCTTCACAATCTTGCGATGGCAATAGTTGATTACAGAGGTCACATGGTTGTAGCTCAG AGTATAATACCTGGTATTCTTCAAGGAGACAAGTCTGATTCCCTTCTGTATGGTTCTGTTGATAATGGCAAGAAGATATCTTGGAACGAAACGTTCCATTCTAAG GTTGTTGAGGCTGCAAAGCAGCTCCATTTGAAGGAACATGTGGTATTGGATGGTTCTGGCAATCCTGTAAAATTAGCTGCTACAGTCGAATGCAAGGGTATTGTTGGGAGTGATGACAGGTAA